The Desulfocurvibacter africanus subsp. africanus DSM 2603 genome includes a region encoding these proteins:
- a CDS encoding methyl-accepting chemotaxis protein, producing the protein MKFQARHISTVVLSIVSLAIVSAVAAMVMYVSKTSYELALQLQEQSMEHSVHAVSDALSWQMAEHKDRAATLASQAAIKEALQTGNPARATERLESYMRSYGDSIWSMLALDRNGVVLTGFDQNMRSLAGQNLSDKDYVRAALGSHEPQISSSVFREGEQLVFAVAAPVRGATGQILGCVAFLPLWNRFTEKMLDPIRFGERGYGFILDTTGVLIAHAADKNLLLKDISQHDFVRQALRTKDGNSEYEWEGEDKFLSVLHEPESGWIVCMSAYTDELTATAKHQTLALLGIGVAIITCLVGLLALVMRSTVTRPVQAIEDFTKRIAQGDFKAKLDGTFKYEFSALSGNVAAMVAELKNKLGMSQGLMHGMTVPCLVVDTNEHITFINQPCLDMLQLDGPPERHLGKIMAQVFYKDATRSTLVGKCMKTGETVRNQELQVTGHKGGLVHAFANIASLTDLDGRIIGGFCIYVDLSKSKEQEALIRQQNESMARVAQEADLISERVSSASEELSAQVEQSSQGAAEQQSRTGEAATAMEQMNSSVLEVARNASGVADLAERTKGMAKDGETVVASVVQVIGRINSKATELKGDMTKLGEQAQGIGQILGVISDIADQTNLLALNAAIEAARAGEAGRGFAVVADEVRKLAEKTMNATRDVEDSIKSIQDSVRKSVANTDATTSAIQESTELAGRSGQALKGIVTMVEQTADQVRGIATASEEQSAASEQINRSIEEISRISSETSDAMNQSAQAVADLARLAQELKGIIEQMRQ; encoded by the coding sequence ATGAAATTTCAAGCACGGCATATCAGCACCGTCGTCTTGTCCATTGTCTCGCTGGCTATTGTATCTGCCGTGGCAGCCATGGTCATGTATGTCAGCAAGACCTCCTATGAACTTGCCTTGCAGCTGCAAGAACAATCGATGGAGCACTCCGTCCACGCCGTATCCGATGCCTTGAGCTGGCAAATGGCCGAGCACAAGGATCGCGCCGCAACCCTGGCAAGCCAGGCTGCCATCAAAGAGGCCCTGCAAACAGGCAATCCCGCGCGGGCGACCGAACGGCTGGAGAGCTACATGCGCTCCTACGGCGACTCAATCTGGAGCATGCTGGCCCTCGACCGCAACGGCGTGGTTCTGACGGGCTTCGATCAGAATATGCGCAGCCTGGCCGGCCAGAACCTGTCGGACAAGGACTACGTGCGCGCGGCATTGGGCAGCCATGAGCCGCAAATCTCCAGCTCCGTATTCCGGGAAGGCGAGCAGCTCGTCTTTGCCGTGGCCGCGCCGGTGCGCGGAGCAACTGGCCAGATCCTGGGCTGCGTGGCTTTCCTGCCGCTCTGGAATCGCTTCACGGAAAAAATGCTTGACCCAATCCGCTTCGGCGAGCGGGGCTACGGCTTCATTTTGGACACCACTGGCGTGCTCATCGCCCATGCCGCCGACAAGAATCTCCTCCTCAAGGACATCTCGCAGCACGATTTCGTTCGGCAGGCCCTGCGCACCAAGGACGGCAATAGCGAGTACGAATGGGAAGGCGAAGATAAGTTCCTGAGCGTGCTGCACGAGCCGGAATCGGGCTGGATCGTGTGCATGAGCGCCTACACCGACGAGCTGACCGCGACTGCCAAACACCAGACCCTCGCGCTTCTAGGCATCGGCGTGGCCATCATCACCTGTCTTGTCGGCCTGTTGGCCCTGGTTATGCGTAGCACGGTGACCCGGCCCGTGCAGGCCATCGAGGATTTCACTAAGCGCATCGCCCAGGGCGACTTCAAGGCCAAGCTCGACGGCACGTTCAAGTACGAATTTTCGGCCCTGAGCGGCAACGTGGCGGCCATGGTGGCCGAGCTAAAGAACAAGCTGGGCATGAGTCAGGGCCTCATGCACGGCATGACCGTGCCCTGCCTCGTGGTGGACACGAACGAGCACATCACTTTCATCAACCAGCCCTGCCTGGACATGCTCCAGCTCGACGGCCCGCCGGAGCGTCATCTCGGCAAGATCATGGCTCAGGTCTTCTACAAAGACGCCACACGCTCGACCCTTGTGGGCAAGTGCATGAAAACGGGTGAAACCGTACGCAACCAGGAACTCCAGGTCACGGGTCACAAGGGTGGACTCGTGCATGCGTTTGCCAACATAGCTTCGCTGACGGACCTGGACGGCCGGATCATTGGCGGGTTCTGTATTTATGTGGATCTGAGCAAGAGCAAGGAACAGGAAGCACTCATCCGCCAGCAAAACGAAAGCATGGCACGCGTGGCCCAAGAGGCCGACCTGATCTCCGAACGCGTCTCTTCGGCCTCCGAGGAACTCTCGGCCCAGGTGGAGCAGTCCAGCCAGGGCGCGGCCGAGCAGCAATCGCGCACGGGAGAGGCGGCCACGGCCATGGAGCAGATGAACTCAAGCGTGCTGGAGGTTGCCCGCAACGCCTCCGGTGTGGCCGACCTTGCCGAGCGCACCAAGGGCATGGCCAAGGACGGCGAGACCGTGGTGGCCTCCGTGGTGCAGGTCATCGGCCGCATCAACTCCAAGGCCACGGAACTCAAGGGCGACATGACCAAGCTTGGCGAGCAGGCCCAGGGCATCGGCCAGATCCTGGGCGTCATTTCGGACATCGCCGACCAGACCAACCTGCTGGCGCTCAACGCGGCTATCGAAGCGGCCCGCGCGGGCGAGGCCGGTCGAGGTTTCGCGGTCGTGGCGGACGAGGTGCGCAAGCTGGCCGAAAAGACAATGAACGCCACGCGCGACGTGGAAGATTCCATCAAGTCCATTCAGGACAGCGTGCGCAAAAGCGTCGCCAACACCGATGCCACGACCTCGGCCATCCAGGAGTCCACGGAACTGGCCGGCCGCTCGGGCCAGGCCCTCAAGGGCATCGTGACCATGGTCGAGCAGACCGCCGACCAGGTGCGCGGCATCGCCACAGCCAGCGAGGAGCAGTCCGCCGCCAGCGAGCAGATCAACCGCAGCATCGAGGAGATCAGCCGCATCTCTTCCGAAACATCCGACGCCATGAACCAGTCCGCCCAGGCCGTGGCCGACCTGGCCCGCCTGGCCCAGGAGCTAAAGGGCATCATCGAACAGATGCGGCAGTAA
- a CDS encoding glutamine synthetase family protein: MEMPVFNCKNADDVLKAVKDYKISFIHFWFIDILGTLKSFQITPNELEAAFEEGMGFDGSSILGFTRIEESDMVAFPDPSTFQLAAWRPSDRPVARMFCDIKNPDGTPFAGDPRHVLKTQLEKAAAKGYTMYVGPELEFFIFASPTDPTIMDVGGYFDAPPLDLGNDIRRDIIFNLDRMGIAVEYSHHEVAPSQHEIDLRYQEALRMADIAVTYKVIVKETARKHGVYATFMPKPLFGENGSGMHVHQSLFKNGRNAFFDAGESHNLSKECKSYIAGLLRHAPEFVAITNPLVNSYKRLVPGYEAPVYIAWANRNRSALIRVPMYKPGKEAATRIELRCPDPTCNPYLAFAVMLGCGLKGIDEGYELSTPVEDNIFKMTEDEMLKRGISAVPGSLNEAVANLEKSAVLKEILGEHMHREYVKAKKAEWDEFRMHVSAYEIEKYLPTT; this comes from the coding sequence ATGGAGATGCCAGTATTCAACTGCAAGAACGCCGACGATGTGCTCAAGGCGGTCAAAGACTACAAGATCAGCTTTATCCATTTTTGGTTCATCGACATATTGGGCACTCTCAAAAGCTTCCAGATCACCCCCAACGAACTGGAGGCCGCCTTCGAGGAGGGCATGGGCTTCGACGGCTCCTCCATCCTCGGCTTCACACGCATCGAGGAGTCGGACATGGTGGCCTTCCCTGACCCGAGCACATTTCAGCTCGCAGCCTGGCGGCCAAGCGACCGGCCTGTGGCGCGCATGTTCTGCGATATAAAAAACCCCGACGGCACGCCCTTTGCCGGCGATCCGCGCCACGTACTCAAGACCCAGTTGGAGAAGGCCGCGGCCAAGGGCTACACCATGTACGTCGGTCCGGAGCTCGAATTCTTCATCTTCGCCAGCCCCACGGACCCGACCATCATGGACGTGGGCGGCTACTTCGACGCCCCGCCGCTCGACCTTGGCAACGATATCCGTCGCGACATCATCTTCAACTTGGATCGCATGGGCATCGCCGTGGAATACAGCCACCACGAAGTCGCGCCCTCGCAGCACGAAATCGACCTGCGCTATCAGGAAGCACTCAGGATGGCCGACATCGCCGTGACCTACAAGGTCATCGTCAAGGAGACGGCCCGCAAGCACGGCGTATACGCGACCTTCATGCCCAAGCCCCTGTTCGGCGAGAACGGCTCGGGCATGCACGTGCACCAATCACTGTTCAAGAACGGCCGCAACGCCTTCTTCGACGCCGGCGAGTCTCATAACTTGTCCAAGGAATGCAAGAGCTACATCGCCGGCCTGCTGCGGCACGCGCCCGAGTTCGTGGCCATCACCAATCCGCTGGTCAACTCCTACAAGCGGCTGGTGCCGGGCTACGAAGCGCCAGTGTACATCGCCTGGGCCAACCGCAACCGCTCGGCGCTCATCCGCGTGCCCATGTACAAGCCCGGCAAGGAGGCCGCCACGCGCATCGAACTGCGCTGCCCGGACCCCACCTGCAACCCGTATCTGGCCTTTGCGGTCATGCTCGGCTGCGGCCTCAAGGGCATCGATGAGGGCTACGAACTGAGCACACCCGTGGAGGACAACATCTTCAAGATGACCGAGGATGAGATGCTCAAGCGCGGCATATCGGCCGTGCCCGGCTCGCTCAACGAGGCCGTGGCTAATCTGGAGAAGTCCGCGGTGCTGAAGGAAATCCTCGGCGAGCACATGCACCGCGAGTACGTAAAGGCCAAGAAAGCCGAATGGGACGAATTCCGCATGCACGTCTCGGCCTACGAAATCGAGAAATATTTGCCCACGACGTAG
- a CDS encoding response regulator, which produces MEVLTRLAQPVQNFVLQENGLFLLLTKDAGFLNVFTRTVVQVLALKPVCCRIHTSAEDAMKAIGQLAARDRKLVLLVEREIEGISHIQLIKHVKLFFPLVRIILLTREIQEDLLILLHELGTDSVITKPIGERALAEKLANAIRPMGKLGDLLEKGKSHLLRGNTSMAMTLGEEALRHKPDSPSALMLVGDALRAMERHEDALSAYAEAHHSAELYLEPIKRLIQTYSELGDSVKELEYLERLDRLSPLNVERKVQIGGLKLKLGNLSAADREFGKAVKLTTDQAMSLISGLSRNIAEQCMAQAPELAERYLRYSLEAKQKILSRSDMETFNALGLVLRMQGKWREAVAEYRKALDIAPEDEIIRYNLALAFMDGEEYENAAAEVERALVTNGEFGQDNDTVCYNLGYIFWRAGNLPMAMFYFTQTLKLNPDHEEASKMAQKLADEGHAGEAKELTAETPAPDELKEPDASSEG; this is translated from the coding sequence ATGGAAGTACTCACCAGGCTCGCACAGCCTGTACAGAATTTCGTCTTGCAGGAAAACGGCCTGTTTCTCCTGCTCACCAAGGATGCCGGCTTCCTGAACGTATTCACGCGGACAGTGGTTCAAGTCCTGGCCCTGAAGCCGGTCTGCTGCCGCATTCACACCTCGGCCGAGGACGCCATGAAAGCCATCGGCCAACTCGCCGCGCGCGACCGCAAGCTCGTGCTCCTCGTGGAGCGGGAGATCGAGGGAATTTCCCACATCCAGCTCATCAAACACGTCAAGCTTTTCTTCCCGCTGGTGCGCATCATTCTGCTCACGCGCGAAATCCAGGAGGACCTGCTCATCCTCCTTCACGAACTCGGCACGGACAGCGTCATCACCAAGCCCATTGGAGAACGCGCCCTGGCCGAGAAGCTGGCCAATGCCATACGGCCCATGGGCAAGCTCGGAGACCTGCTGGAAAAGGGCAAGAGCCACCTGCTGCGCGGCAACACGTCCATGGCCATGACTCTGGGCGAGGAAGCTCTGCGCCACAAGCCCGACAGCCCGTCCGCGCTCATGCTCGTGGGCGACGCCTTGCGGGCCATGGAGCGCCACGAGGATGCCCTGTCCGCCTATGCCGAAGCCCACCACTCGGCCGAACTGTACCTGGAGCCCATCAAGCGGCTCATCCAGACCTACAGCGAGTTGGGCGACTCGGTGAAGGAGTTGGAGTACCTGGAGCGACTGGACAGGCTTTCCCCGCTCAATGTCGAACGCAAGGTGCAGATCGGCGGCCTCAAGCTCAAGCTCGGCAACCTGTCCGCCGCGGACCGGGAATTCGGCAAGGCCGTCAAGCTCACCACGGACCAGGCCATGAGCCTCATCAGCGGGCTGTCCCGCAACATTGCCGAGCAATGCATGGCCCAAGCCCCGGAACTGGCCGAGCGCTACCTGCGCTACAGTCTGGAGGCCAAGCAAAAAATCCTGTCCCGTTCGGACATGGAGACCTTCAACGCACTGGGGCTGGTGCTGCGCATGCAGGGCAAGTGGCGCGAGGCCGTGGCGGAATACCGCAAGGCCCTGGACATCGCACCCGAGGACGAGATTATCCGCTACAATCTGGCCTTGGCCTTCATGGATGGCGAGGAATACGAGAATGCAGCGGCTGAAGTCGAGCGGGCGCTGGTTACGAACGGCGAGTTCGGCCAGGACAACGACACGGTCTGCTACAATCTGGGCTATATTTTCTGGCGCGCGGGCAATCTGCCCATGGCCATGTTCTACTTCACCCAGACTCTCAAGCTGAACCCGGACCATGAGGAGGCCAGCAAAATGGCCCAGAAGCTGGCGGACGAGGGACATGCCGGCGAAGCGAAAGAGCTTACCGCGGAGACGCCAGCCCCGGATGAACTTAAGGAGCCGGACGCGTCGAGCGAGGGGTGA
- a CDS encoding glutamine synthetase III, translated as MSGSQARVKAIAAITKYKAEKPGKPVEGLKLEKLYGANVFSESVMQERLPKAIFKSLKKTIKTGAKLDPTVADAVATAMKDWAISKGATHYTHVFYPLTGLTAEKHDSFLVPDGKGGAMAEFEGKQLIQGEPDASSFPSGGLRSTFEARGYTAWDVTSPAYIMESPNGTTLCIPTAFLSWTGEALDKKTPLLRSLQALDKQARRVLKLFGKEPKDRVTCFAGIEQEYFLIDRNFFFARPDLFIAGRSLFGCKPPKGQEFEDQYFGAIPRRVLNCMMEVEEDLYKMGIPVKTRHNEVAPSQYEIAPLFEEGNMATDHNHLVMHTLRRVAKRYGLACLLHEKPFAGINGSGKHLNYSIGNSELGSLFDPGDTPHENMQFLVFCAAAIRAVHKYGAVLRSTVASASNDHRLGANEAPPAIMSMYLGEMLTDVFTQIKNGGAKSSKAKSVMNIGVDTLPPLPMDPGDRNRTSPFAFTGNRFEFRAVGSSMSVAGPQVALNAMMTESLDFIATELEKKTGGDMKKLSKAVQEVLQEIMQKHDAIIFNGDGYSEAWHKEAEKRGLPNLRCTPEALPALTTPETLDLFTKYGIFSERELRSRQDIYVEYYCRTVMSEANLVVKMAKTTIYPAALQYQKDLAGTGSALEKPVKDKAAALLDAVARLEKAMAMHLPDILEEAKHLCGVVLPAMNDVRAVADDLEGLVADDLWPLPSYMEMLFIK; from the coding sequence ATGAGCGGATCCCAGGCCCGCGTGAAAGCCATCGCGGCCATTACCAAGTACAAGGCCGAGAAGCCCGGCAAGCCTGTCGAAGGGCTCAAGCTCGAGAAGCTCTACGGGGCAAACGTCTTCAGCGAATCGGTCATGCAGGAACGGCTCCCGAAGGCCATCTTCAAGTCGCTGAAGAAAACCATCAAGACGGGAGCGAAGCTCGATCCCACCGTTGCCGACGCCGTGGCCACGGCCATGAAGGATTGGGCCATCTCCAAGGGCGCCACCCACTACACGCACGTATTCTACCCGCTGACCGGCCTGACCGCCGAGAAGCATGACTCCTTCCTCGTCCCCGACGGCAAGGGTGGCGCCATGGCCGAGTTCGAGGGCAAGCAGCTCATTCAGGGCGAGCCCGACGCTTCGTCCTTCCCTTCGGGCGGTCTGCGCTCGACCTTCGAGGCTCGCGGCTACACCGCTTGGGACGTGACCTCTCCGGCCTACATCATGGAGAGCCCCAATGGCACGACCCTGTGCATTCCCACGGCTTTCCTGTCCTGGACCGGCGAGGCCCTGGACAAGAAAACCCCGCTGCTGCGCTCGCTGCAGGCCCTGGACAAGCAGGCCAGGCGCGTGCTCAAGCTCTTCGGCAAGGAGCCCAAGGATCGCGTGACCTGCTTCGCCGGCATCGAGCAGGAGTATTTCCTTATCGACCGCAACTTCTTCTTTGCCCGGCCCGACCTGTTCATCGCCGGTCGCAGCCTGTTCGGCTGCAAGCCGCCCAAGGGTCAGGAGTTCGAGGACCAGTATTTCGGAGCCATCCCGCGCCGCGTGCTGAATTGCATGATGGAAGTCGAGGAAGACCTCTACAAGATGGGCATACCGGTGAAGACGCGCCATAACGAAGTCGCGCCTTCCCAATACGAGATCGCGCCCCTCTTCGAGGAAGGCAACATGGCCACGGACCATAACCACTTGGTCATGCACACCCTGCGCCGCGTGGCCAAACGCTATGGCCTGGCCTGCCTGCTGCACGAGAAGCCCTTCGCCGGCATCAACGGCTCGGGCAAGCACCTGAACTACTCCATCGGCAACTCCGAGCTCGGTTCCTTGTTCGATCCGGGCGATACGCCGCACGAGAACATGCAGTTCCTGGTCTTTTGCGCCGCGGCCATCCGCGCCGTGCACAAGTACGGAGCCGTGCTGCGCTCCACCGTGGCCAGCGCGAGCAACGATCACCGCCTCGGCGCCAACGAGGCGCCCCCGGCCATCATGTCCATGTACCTGGGCGAGATGCTCACCGATGTCTTCACCCAGATCAAGAACGGCGGCGCCAAGTCGTCCAAGGCCAAGAGCGTCATGAACATCGGCGTGGACACCCTTCCGCCGCTGCCCATGGATCCAGGCGACCGCAACCGCACCAGCCCCTTCGCCTTCACGGGCAACCGCTTCGAGTTCCGCGCCGTGGGCTCCTCCATGTCCGTGGCTGGTCCGCAGGTGGCCCTGAACGCCATGATGACCGAGTCCCTGGACTTCATCGCCACCGAGTTGGAGAAGAAGACCGGCGGCGACATGAAGAAGCTGAGCAAGGCCGTGCAGGAAGTGCTGCAGGAGATCATGCAGAAGCACGACGCCATCATCTTCAACGGCGACGGTTACTCCGAGGCTTGGCACAAGGAAGCCGAGAAGCGCGGCCTGCCCAACCTGCGCTGCACGCCCGAGGCTCTGCCCGCGCTGACCACGCCTGAGACTCTCGATCTGTTCACCAAGTACGGCATCTTCTCCGAGCGTGAGCTGCGCTCCCGCCAGGACATCTACGTCGAGTACTACTGCCGGACCGTGATGTCCGAGGCCAACCTGGTGGTCAAGATGGCCAAGACGACCATCTACCCGGCCGCCCTGCAGTATCAGAAGGACCTTGCCGGCACTGGCTCGGCCCTGGAAAAGCCGGTCAAGGACAAGGCCGCTGCTCTGCTCGATGCCGTAGCAAGGCTGGAGAAGGCCATGGCCATGCATCTGCCCGACATCCTGGAAGAGGCCAAGCACCTCTGCGGCGTCGTGCTGCCGGCCATGAACGATGTCCGCGCCGTGGCCGACGATCTGGAAGGTCTGGTGGCCGACGATCTGTGGCCCCTGCCCAGCTACATGGAAATGCTGTTCATCAAGTAG
- a CDS encoding Crp/Fnr family transcriptional regulator: protein MSLANTLSSVPLFTGLQPDQLERIARIAVDRPVDRGQMLFFERGEAEGFYIVAEGKVKIFRSAPDGREAVLHIYGVGESFGEVPMFMGGRFPASAAAVEKGKVIFLPRAELARLIREDATLAMNMLASLSGKLREFAGKIEALTLQEIPQRLSAYLLDLSEREGDADAVELDMAKGLLASFLGATRETLSRALSRMAEQSFIEVKGRTIRLLDRAGLEDLASGEVRL from the coding sequence ATGAGTCTAGCTAACACATTGTCCAGCGTGCCGTTGTTCACCGGGCTGCAGCCGGATCAGCTCGAACGCATCGCGCGCATAGCCGTGGACAGGCCAGTAGACAGGGGACAGATGCTCTTTTTCGAGCGCGGCGAGGCCGAAGGTTTCTACATCGTGGCCGAGGGCAAGGTGAAGATCTTTCGTTCCGCGCCCGACGGACGCGAGGCCGTTCTGCATATCTACGGCGTGGGCGAGTCCTTCGGCGAGGTGCCCATGTTCATGGGCGGACGTTTTCCGGCCAGCGCGGCGGCCGTGGAGAAGGGCAAGGTAATTTTTCTGCCCCGGGCGGAACTGGCGCGGCTCATCCGTGAGGACGCGACTTTGGCCATGAACATGCTGGCCTCCCTATCGGGCAAGCTGCGCGAATTCGCGGGTAAGATCGAGGCGTTGACCCTACAGGAGATCCCGCAGCGGCTGTCGGCATACCTGCTGGACCTGAGCGAGCGCGAAGGCGATGCGGATGCGGTGGAGTTGGACATGGCCAAGGGGCTGCTGGCCAGCTTCCTGGGAGCCACGCGCGAAACACTCTCGCGGGCCCTTTCGCGCATGGCCGAGCAGAGCTTTATCGAGGTCAAGGGCCGCACCATCCGCCTGCTGGACCGGGCTGGGCTGGAAGACCTGGCCAGCGGCGAAGTGCGGCTGTAA
- the rbr gene encoding rubrerythrin translates to MSQKSVRGTQTEKNLLTAFAGESQARNRYTYFASKAKGEGYVQISHIFEETANQEKEHAKRFFKFLEGGEAMVEYAFPAGIIGATRDNLIASADGERHEHMDMYPGYAEVAMSEGFPEIALVFRKVSVAEQFHERRYRELAENIDKGLVFRRPEKVVWRCRNCGYLHEDFSAPELCPACIHPQAHFELLKTNW, encoded by the coding sequence ATGTCACAGAAGTCCGTGCGCGGCACGCAGACCGAGAAAAACCTGCTGACCGCCTTCGCTGGCGAGTCCCAGGCCCGCAACCGCTACACCTACTTCGCTTCCAAGGCCAAGGGCGAAGGCTACGTGCAGATCTCGCATATCTTCGAGGAGACCGCCAATCAGGAGAAAGAGCACGCCAAGCGCTTCTTCAAGTTCCTCGAAGGCGGCGAGGCCATGGTCGAGTACGCTTTCCCGGCCGGCATCATCGGTGCCACCCGCGACAACCTCATCGCCTCGGCCGACGGCGAGCGCCACGAGCACATGGACATGTATCCCGGCTATGCCGAGGTGGCCATGTCCGAAGGCTTCCCGGAAATCGCCCTGGTCTTCCGCAAGGTCTCCGTGGCAGAGCAGTTCCACGAGCGCCGCTACCGCGAGCTGGCCGAGAACATCGACAAGGGTCTCGTGTTCCGCCGCCCCGAGAAGGTCGTCTGGCGCTGCCGCAACTGCGGCTACCTGCACGAGGATTTCAGCGCGCCAGAGCTCTGCCCCGCCTGCATACACCCGCAAGCCCACTTCGAGCTGCTCAAGACCAACTGGTAA
- a CDS encoding cupin domain-containing protein: MRKIEMFKENGFKDKAFSMLLVHESPDFKIINFNFKAGQSLPVHAHDLDGQVSIAIIEGEGEFLAENDQAMPAHTGDVLVCDIRVPHGVRATTDMRVLVHIAPPI, translated from the coding sequence ATGCGCAAGATCGAGATGTTCAAGGAGAACGGCTTCAAGGATAAGGCCTTCTCCATGCTGCTGGTGCACGAATCTCCGGATTTCAAGATCATCAACTTCAATTTCAAGGCCGGCCAGAGCCTGCCCGTGCACGCCCACGACCTGGACGGACAGGTCTCCATCGCCATCATCGAGGGCGAGGGCGAATTCCTGGCCGAGAACGACCAAGCCATGCCCGCGCACACCGGCGACGTGCTCGTGTGCGACATCCGCGTACCCCACGGAGTGCGGGCCACGACGGACATGCGCGTGCTCGTGCATATCGCTCCGCCTATCTAG
- a CDS encoding CDP-archaeol synthase, producing the protein MDQLVLGAKSLALLLFVNFVPPALALKLRRRWDRPLDLGRRFMDGRPLLGPHKTVRGLAGSVLGGGLGGLLLGLPLWLGLATGLASMAGDLLTSFIKRRLDKSSGQDVPGLDQFLEGFLAVIVLAHALPLGPVVSTLVLAGFCLAAYYSSAWYKNVFYSRPRPGYPRPFHPRTRWREYRCCRLSSRPLMYLFNLKEGLLYNGFITSVFHLAGLTPHGRRNALEVGLTSIAPTLPGLPLAFGGYRILFATDLHLDGLDGLDERLRALVRDERFDLCLLGGDLRYGTFGNFGPALDRLARVLARVQARDGVLAVMGNHDCLEIVGPLRDMGVQVLLNEAWPITRGRHRLWIAGVDDPHAYRCADPRAAMQDVPPDETAIMLAHSPEAAVEASALGAALYLCGHTHGGQISLPRIGPVVTNMRGPRSMAAGLWSLDGMVGYTSTGAGVSGAPVRFGTRGEIVSVTLRREEPVIQKDDVA; encoded by the coding sequence ATGGATCAGCTCGTGCTCGGCGCCAAGTCACTGGCGCTGCTCCTGTTCGTCAATTTCGTCCCGCCTGCCCTGGCCCTGAAGCTGCGGCGGCGTTGGGATCGTCCACTGGACCTGGGGCGGCGCTTCATGGACGGACGGCCCCTGCTCGGTCCGCACAAGACCGTGCGCGGCCTGGCCGGCTCGGTCCTCGGCGGCGGCCTGGGCGGCCTGCTGTTGGGCCTGCCCCTGTGGCTCGGCCTGGCCACGGGGCTTGCGAGCATGGCCGGAGACTTGCTTACGAGCTTCATCAAGCGCCGCCTGGACAAATCCAGCGGTCAGGACGTGCCGGGCCTGGATCAGTTCCTGGAAGGCTTCTTGGCTGTGATCGTGCTGGCCCATGCGCTGCCGTTGGGACCTGTCGTATCAACGCTGGTTCTGGCCGGCTTTTGCCTGGCTGCCTACTATTCTTCGGCCTGGTACAAAAACGTGTTCTACAGCCGGCCAAGGCCCGGATATCCGCGGCCTTTCCATCCGCGCACTCGCTGGCGCGAGTACCGCTGCTGCCGTCTGTCCAGCCGGCCGCTCATGTACCTGTTCAATCTCAAGGAAGGACTGCTTTATAACGGATTCATCACCAGTGTTTTCCATTTGGCGGGATTGACGCCTCATGGCCGCCGCAATGCTCTGGAAGTTGGCCTGACCTCCATCGCCCCAACCTTGCCTGGGCTGCCGCTGGCCTTTGGCGGCTACCGCATCCTGTTCGCCACGGACCTGCACCTGGACGGCCTGGACGGCTTGGACGAACGGCTGCGGGCGCTGGTGCGCGACGAACGCTTCGACCTGTGTCTACTGGGCGGTGATTTGCGCTACGGGACCTTCGGCAACTTCGGCCCTGCGCTCGATCGGTTGGCCCGCGTCCTGGCCCGCGTCCAGGCCCGCGACGGCGTGCTGGCGGTCATGGGCAATCACGACTGCCTGGAGATCGTGGGCCCGTTGCGCGACATGGGCGTGCAGGTGCTGCTAAACGAGGCATGGCCCATCACACGGGGCCGCCATCGGCTGTGGATCGCCGGGGTGGACGACCCCCACGCCTACCGTTGCGCCGACCCGAGGGCTGCCATGCAGGATGTTCCGCCTGACGAAACAGCCATCATGCTGGCGCACAGCCCCGAGGCGGCCGTGGAAGCCTCGGCCCTTGGCGCGGCGCTCTACCTGTGCGGCCACACCCATGGCGGCCAGATCAGTTTGCCGCGTATCGGCCCCGTGGTGACCAACATGCGCGGCCCGCGTTCCATGGCCGCGGGTTTGTGGAGCCTGGACGGCATGGTCGGCTACACAAGCACGGGCGCGGGGGTGTCCGGCGCACCTGTGCGCTTCGGCACGAGAGGGGAGATAGTGTCGGTGACCTTGCGGCGGGAGGAGCCTGTTATCCAAAAGGATGATGTTGCCTAG
- a CDS encoding DUF1127 domain-containing protein has product MNGRNASGIEGGVLLRLGNTIAAGLRSWRRKQREWALLRELQTLDDHILKDIGYRRDELLVKLRADLELVPSAEDATEKAPAARPAAADWAVPPCEAARPSFRRIRCTSIPKLWTMAQNLIN; this is encoded by the coding sequence ATGAACGGGAGGAACGCTTCGGGAATTGAGGGTGGTGTATTGCTGCGGCTGGGAAATACCATCGCCGCCGGATTGCGGTCTTGGCGGCGGAAACAGCGCGAATGGGCGCTGCTACGCGAGTTGCAGACGCTGGACGACCACATCCTTAAGGATATCGGCTACCGCCGCGACGAGCTCTTGGTCAAGTTGCGGGCCGATCTGGAGCTTGTGCCTTCCGCCGAGGATGCGACGGAGAAAGCCCCCGCCGCACGCCCTGCCGCTGCCGACTGGGCGGTGCCCCCGTGCGAGGCTGCTCGGCCTAGCTTTCGGCGCATTCGCTGCACATCAATTCCTAAGCTCTGGACAATGGCCCAAAACCTGATAAATTGA